In Halorhabdus rudnickae, the following proteins share a genomic window:
- the radA gene encoding DNA repair and recombination protein RadA has product MAASEDLEDLPGVGPATAEKLTENGFDSYQGIAVASPGELSNTADIGESSAADIIQAAREAADIGGFESGAEVLERREQIGKLSWGVEEVDELLGGGVETQSITEVYGEFGAGKSQVTHQLAVNVQLPAEHGGLEGSSIFIDSEDTFRPERIEQMVDGLDEDVIEDTMVLHGIAEDGEADAGNDDLFDDLVESILDKIHVAKAFNSNHQILLAEKAQELASEGQDEEFPVRLLAVDSLTAHFRAEYVGRGELADRQQKLNKHLHDLMRVGDLNNTAVVVTNQVAANPDSFFGDPTQPIGGNILGHTSTFRLYLRKSKGDKRIVRLVDAPNLPDGEGVMRVEEGGLMAE; this is encoded by the coding sequence ATGGCAGCATCAGAAGATCTCGAAGACTTGCCGGGCGTCGGTCCGGCAACGGCCGAGAAACTCACGGAAAACGGATTCGACTCCTATCAGGGGATCGCAGTCGCCAGTCCCGGTGAACTCTCGAATACGGCAGACATCGGCGAGTCCAGTGCCGCAGACATCATCCAGGCCGCCCGCGAGGCTGCCGACATCGGCGGGTTCGAGAGTGGCGCGGAGGTCCTGGAACGACGCGAACAGATCGGTAAGCTCTCCTGGGGCGTCGAAGAGGTCGACGAACTGCTCGGCGGCGGCGTCGAGACCCAGTCGATCACCGAGGTCTACGGTGAGTTCGGCGCCGGCAAGTCCCAGGTCACCCACCAGCTGGCGGTCAACGTCCAGCTCCCGGCCGAACACGGTGGGCTCGAAGGCAGTTCGATCTTCATCGACAGCGAGGACACGTTCCGTCCAGAGCGTATCGAGCAGATGGTCGACGGGCTCGACGAGGACGTAATCGAGGACACGATGGTCCTGCACGGTATCGCCGAGGACGGCGAGGCCGACGCCGGCAACGACGACCTCTTCGACGATTTAGTCGAGTCAATCCTCGATAAGATCCACGTCGCGAAGGCGTTCAACTCCAACCACCAGATCCTGCTCGCGGAGAAGGCCCAGGAACTCGCCAGCGAAGGCCAAGACGAGGAGTTCCCTGTCCGGCTGCTCGCTGTCGACTCGCTGACTGCCCACTTCCGGGCGGAGTACGTCGGCCGTGGCGAACTCGCCGACCGCCAGCAGAAACTCAACAAGCACCTCCACGACCTGATGCGGGTGGGCGACCTCAACAACACGGCCGTCGTCGTCACCAACCAGGTCGCGGCGAACCCGGACTCCTTCTTCGGGGACCCGACCCAGCCCATCGGCGGGAACATCCTCGGCCACACCTCGACGTTCCGGCTGTACCTCCGCAAGTCCAAGGGCGACAAGCGGATCGTCCGCCTCGTCGACGCGCCGAACCTGCCCGACGGCGAGGGCGTCATGCGCGTCGAGGAAGGCGGCCTGATGGCCGAGTGA